AACATTTATCCAGCGAGAAACTAGGGGAGTTACTTGCCCATGCCCGCCAGCAAACCAAAATTGCCGAGGTAATGATCAGGGATATCCTGGAAGCAGCCAAAGACCTGAATGGTGACTTTCATGTTGACCTGAGACAAATTGACTTAGCCGCGATCTGCGAAGATGTCTTGAGTGATTTCTCAATTCTAAGTCGCTTAGAAGCCAAGGAACAAAAATTGCACAAAGATATTCCTATTGATCTGCCAATGGCCTATGCTGATGCCGATCGGATTAAGCAGGTGGTCAACAATTTAATTTCTAACGCCATTAAATATACACCGGTTGGCGGCAAAATTTCGGTAGTGGCTCTCCATCGTACTTCCCAAAAGATCCAAATTACGATTTCTGATAATGGCCCTGGCATCCCAGAAGAAATGCAGCAACTCATTTTTGAGGATAATTATCGCCTGGAACGGGATGACGCTAAGGATGGCTATGGTATTGGTTTGGCGCTCTGCCAAAGAATTATCCGATCGCACTATGGCCAAATCTGGGTAGACTCGCCCATCGGTACTGGTCAGGGTGGCAGTAGTTTCCACTTTACGTTGCCAGTTTATTAAAGTTGCCAATGTATTAAGTTAAAAGCATGAAAAATGAAGTAATAGAGTCATTCCCCAGGCGATTTGCAATAATAATCAAGTTATGGGTTGCAAGGATCTATCAAACATAGATTGTTCTGGTATTTATTCCTTGAGCAGGAAACTCAACCAAAAACGATCGCAACTATTCTTGAATATTGGCACTTATTTACCGCCTAACGCTCTCCTCTCTCTAATACACCTGCTCGAATTTTTTCTTTTCTAACCCGTTCCTCTCTTCTGCTGTTAGTTCCATAAATAAATGTCGATATTACTCCTAAGATAGGAGTTCCAACAATTGCAGCACCAGCTTTATCATGTCCCTTCTGTATTAGAAAAGTGCCACATCCTAGACAAGCAAGTCCAAAAAATAGAGCCGCAAACAAGCCCCAATTTGCCCGCGTTGAATCTCCTTGAACAACCACCTTTTCCATTTCCATTCGATGGTTGCTCTGATTTTCTGCCATCGAGACAATCCTTTCACCAAGGCCAGGCTGAACAACATCATACATCTTCAAAATCCTGGGATCTGGGAGAGGCCCAGAGGAATATTCAGTTATCTGATATCTCCCTGTGCGCTCTAAAGAATCGTCATCAGACGACTCAGGAATAGCCTTCGTATTTTCTGGTTCTTTATCCTCTGACACTTCAAAAAATTTTTGTTAACTCAAAACATCATTCAATTCTCGATCGACTTGTTCTTCCAAGTAATCATACTCAGACATAGCATTATTTAGATCTCTCCCAATTACCATCCAATCAGATTCTAAGGCTATTGAATCCGCTTCCTCAGGGGTAGGCGAAACATTATACTGATTCAAGGTATTACCTAAATCAATTATGCGAGCCACTCCTTCTGCAAAAGATGGCCTTGCAAACAGGAAAGATGATAACTCACTCATAGCGAAAGCTCCTTAGTAACTTCTGGTCCATCAATTTTCCTTACTTAGCAACTCCATCAACAACCTAATCCTGGCAATATTGTCACTGAGACAGCTTTATGATATAGTTTTTGGCCTCAAACAAAAAGCTTCTATTTCTATTATTACCTATGTTCGGCGTAGTTACTATACACAAGTGTTGGGGAATATATGCAAACTCAAATATAGAACTTTTTAGAGCATTCCAACTACACTGAAGCGCTAGTAGGGTTAGGGTATCGTAATTTACTAGCAGTTAAACCATTTCGAAGATTCGTGTCTTAGTAAATAATTATTACCAATCCCAGACCTTACCACGTAGACCCGTTGGCATAGGGATTCCATAGCGGCTGAGCAAAGTAGGCAAAACATCATAAATCTCCATCCCTTCCAATCGCTTCCCGCCCATTGGCCGCGTCGGATCATAGAAAATCATGATCCCATCCTGGGCATGGTTCGCATCATCAGGGCCAGTGTCGTTTTCCAGTGCATAGAGCGAATCTACCCCTACTGTTCCGAGCGATCGCCAGGCCAGGTCTTGGAAATAGACAATCAAATCCGGCGCAATACCACGCACCCGTTTGTATAACTGCTGCGGCAAGTGGGCAGTTACACCCAGCAAATTCCCCTGTGGGTCTTTAATTGCTGCTAATTTTTGGGCCAATTTCTGCCGCTCTTGCTGATATTCAGCCAGGGGGATGACTCCTTGGGGTTCTCGTCCCTGCACATTCATAAACACGCGGCCATAATAACCACCCGCCCCCCAGGCTTTGGTCTTAGCCCAATCCACCGCTACCCGATCGAGGCTGGTCGGCTTAGTCACAGCATTTTTAAACACCAGATAGCCTTCCTGGTGCAGCCATTGATTTAGCGCAAACCCACCCATCAAAGGCTGTGCGCCATGATCAGAGACAACTAACACGGCAGTATCCGGCTCACACTGGGCTAGTAAGTTGCCAATTTGCCGATCGACATGTGCGTAGTAATTTACGATCGCATCGGCAAAGGTTGAATCAGGCTCATGCAATGGATGCCGAGGGTCCATATATTTCCAGAAAGCATGTTGAATCCGATCGATGCCCATATCCACTAACATCATTAAATCTGGCTGTTGATTTTGTTTTAGATAGGTAGCGAGATTAAAGGTCTGATTGCCAAGGCGATAGATATCCCTGAGGATGCGGTTTTTATCGTTGGCGCGGAAATTGGGGACATCAAATAAATAATTATTCTCTATAGCAGTAGCTTGATCTTGATCAGGAGTAATGGTTGAGGTATCGATGCGATCGGCAGGACTAATATTTAAACTATTAAAATTTAAATCATTAGATGACTGTGTTTGCAATGCAGCGATCTGCGCTTTGAGTCCCAGGGGATAGGTAAAGTCCGAAGTAAACCCAGGCGTGAGGAAGCAAGAAACCAGCGCCCCATTGACAATCTGGGGTGGGAAAGTGCCTGGCACCCCCAAAACTGCCACCTGCCAACCCGCATCACCCAGCAAATTCCACAATCGCGGCACTTTGATTTTGTCGCTATTGGCGATCGCCATTTTGGTATAACTGCGATCGACCCGATTCCGAAACCCATAGATCCCCAATTCACCAGGATCACGGCCACTCATCATACAAGTCCAGGCTGGCATCGTGATCGCCGGAATGCAACTGGTCAGATTGCCATAACAGCCACTCTGGATCAGATTATTTAAATTTGGCAAGCGATCGCGCCATTGCTCGAATACTAAGTCTGGCACGGCGGCATCTAGGCCAATAATTAATAGTTTCATTCAATCTCAATCAATCGTTTTTCATCGAACTGAAGTTGAATTAGGATTCAGATAATGATGATATCTAGATTAAGTCAGCTTGGCCAGATGCTGCTAATCCAACACCAAAACTAAAACTAGGACTGAATCACCCAATTGAAGTGTTCCAGTCCCAATTAATCATAAACAAATTGCTAGTTAATAGATGCCGCAAACATTGCCGATGGCATAGACCAAACCAAGCTTAGCGATTAACAACGCCGTAATTGATTGAATTATTATCTGCCTAGAGCATCTCTCACCAGAACTTCTACCTTCACCGGTGCAACCCCAGATCTAATCAGGCCGATCGCTCCGGCAGCAGCCTTGGATAAGTCAATGATCCGACCACCGGAAAAGGGCCCACGATCGTTAATCCGCACTACTACCGATTGGCCATTATGCACATTGGTCACCTTCACTTTGGTACCAAAGGGCAAAGTGCGATGGGCTGCGGTCAATGCATTCTGATTAAAAATTTCACCGCTAGCGCTCTGTCTACCATTAAAGCCAGGCCCATACCAGGATGCCATCCCGGTATCAGTTCGAGCAACGCGACTGATCAAGTTTGCCGCGATCGTGGGTTTTTTGGGTTTGGGAGCACCTGCCACCGTATTTACTGGTGCAGCACCACCCATCAGACGGCGGAGGCGATTGGCAGCCTGAAGCACGTCTTGCTGGCGATTGTTGGTGGTATCCGGCAATAGTACATTTTGATCGAATTCGATTACTTGATCATCACCCAGCTTGATCACATATCTACCATTTTCGTAGGCAGGAACAATCTTTTCTGGATCGATCCCTTCCATGTGTAATTGGTTGATCATGGCCGCGATCGCCGTGGCACGCTTAACCGGGTCAGACGAATCAACAATCACTTCGATCGGCTCATCGGCAAGGGAAGGCAGCTTAACGCTTTTGCTAGCCGATTGGGAATCAACTTGCAATGCATTAGAAGCATCAGCAACTTTGCTTGTCCCCAAGAAAGTCAAAACCGGAATATTGCTCACTTGAACTGTGGCGGCGGCAGATTCCTGCATTTTGTGGGGATAGACCTTGGCGATCGCATCAGCTTGCAATCTGGCCATGGATTGAGACCGAGTCTCACCAATTTTGACCGCTGAAGACACCTTGGTAGTGCTTTGTTCAGCTTTTGTCTGGGCTTTAATCTCATCTGCCTGGACAGTATCGGTTGCTAGGGCTATATC
The sequence above is a segment of the Pseudanabaena sp. PCC 7367 genome. Coding sequences within it:
- a CDS encoding histidine kinase; its protein translation is MLAPSSKSTLQLILFIDDRIAASDLIGEVEQFLEDIPDCDCNLQVIKVSERPDLAEKYRVVMTPALVKTTPTPRQAIAGKNLISQLESCWAKWQSTSKIAANGDASADGSFACSAELIKLSDEIFSLNQDKASLEEKLRLKDRVIAMLAHDLRNPLTVVSLAIETIEANRQHLSSEKLGELLAHARQQTKIAEVMIRDILEAAKDLNGDFHVDLRQIDLAAICEDVLSDFSILSRLEAKEQKLHKDIPIDLPMAYADADRIKQVVNNLISNAIKYTPVGGKISVVALHRTSQKIQITISDNGPGIPEEMQQLIFEDNYRLERDDAKDGYGIGLALCQRIIRSHYGQIWVDSPIGTGQGGSSFHFTLPVY
- a CDS encoding DUF2335 domain-containing protein; this translates as MSEDKEPENTKAIPESSDDDSLERTGRYQITEYSSGPLPDPRILKMYDVVQPGLGERIVSMAENQSNHRMEMEKVVVQGDSTRANWGLFAALFFGLACLGCGTFLIQKGHDKAGAAIVGTPILGVISTFIYGTNSRREERVRKEKIRAGVLERGER
- a CDS encoding alkaline phosphatase family protein, whose product is MKLLIIGLDAAVPDLVFEQWRDRLPNLNNLIQSGCYGNLTSCIPAITMPAWTCMMSGRDPGELGIYGFRNRVDRSYTKMAIANSDKIKVPRLWNLLGDAGWQVAVLGVPGTFPPQIVNGALVSCFLTPGFTSDFTYPLGLKAQIAALQTQSSNDLNFNSLNISPADRIDTSTITPDQDQATAIENNYLFDVPNFRANDKNRILRDIYRLGNQTFNLATYLKQNQQPDLMMLVDMGIDRIQHAFWKYMDPRHPLHEPDSTFADAIVNYYAHVDRQIGNLLAQCEPDTAVLVVSDHGAQPLMGGFALNQWLHQEGYLVFKNAVTKPTSLDRVAVDWAKTKAWGAGGYYGRVFMNVQGREPQGVIPLAEYQQERQKLAQKLAAIKDPQGNLLGVTAHLPQQLYKRVRGIAPDLIVYFQDLAWRSLGTVGVDSLYALENDTGPDDANHAQDGIMIFYDPTRPMGGKRLEGMEIYDVLPTLLSRYGIPMPTGLRGKVWDW
- a CDS encoding septal ring lytic transglycosylase RlpA family protein is translated as MLLSLLSVAYLDIALATDTVQADEIKAQTKAEQSTTKVSSAVKIGETRSQSMARLQADAIAKVYPHKMQESAAATVQVSNIPVLTFLGTSKVADASNALQVDSQSASKSVKLPSLADEPIEVIVDSSDPVKRATAIAAMINQLHMEGIDPEKIVPAYENGRYVIKLGDDQVIEFDQNVLLPDTTNNRQQDVLQAANRLRRLMGGAAPVNTVAGAPKPKKPTIAANLISRVARTDTGMASWYGPGFNGRQSASGEIFNQNALTAAHRTLPFGTKVKVTNVHNGQSVVVRINDRGPFSGGRIIDLSKAAAGAIGLIRSGVAPVKVEVLVRDALGR